The Bacteroidota bacterium sequence GGTCCGTGGACAAAGATAGGCTACTCGAAGAACCCACCGCAGTGGCGTATGAATGCGAACCTCAAGCGAGGGAACCCCAGGTCTATCCAAGTCGCCGCTGCGTTCGAGTATCCTACGCAGTCCGAAGCGCGCACAGCCGAGCGAGAGGCGCACGAACACTTCGCCGAAAGTGCCGGCCAGAACGGAAAAGAGTGGTTCAATGTCTCGGCTGACCAGGTAGAGCGATGGTTTCTCGGACACGGTGTCCAAAAGGTGGACACCTCTGAGTTGTAAACCGGGCTGGGTACGTCGCTGCCAAGTTTTCGCACCGCAGACCGACCCCGCCTTGAGCGTCCTGCGCTGCCCGGCCATGTTTTCCAAGAGACTCCCAAGAGAAGCTCGCAGGTGACGAACCGGCTTCAGGTGTCGGTTGGCGTCGTCGCGGTGTGTGTGGTAGAGTGAACGGCTACGCCTCGGGTTTGGTCTCGGAAGGCGGGGCGGAGTGTGTAGTGCATCCCCCGGATATCGGTCTTGGCGACGGTGAGCAGGTCCGCCCGCGTCAACTCGCTGGCGACGCAGAGCGTGCGCCAACATCCGACGGATGCGTGGTAGCTTTGGGGCATGAAGCCCTCGCTCTACGTCGAGACCTCCGTCGTCAGCTACCTCACCGCGTGCCCGAACCGCGACCTCGTTACCGCCTCGTTACCGCGGCCCGGCAGCAGCTCACCGCCGCGTGGTGGGCCACGCAGCGCTCGAAGTACGACCTCTTCATCTCTCCGCTGGTCCTGGAAGAAGCAGAGCTAGGCGACGCCAACGCTGCTGCGGCTCGCCTCGCGGTGCTCCAAGACCTCGACGCACCGACGCCTTCTCCCGAAGCTGACGCACTAGCCGAGGCCCTTCTGCGCGACGTGCCCCTCCCGGAGAAGGCGGCTGCCGACGCGGTGCACATCGCGGTGGCCGCGACGGCCGGAGCGGAGTACCTGCTGACGTGGAACTTCAGGCACATCGCCAACCCCGTACTCCGGGAGCAGATCGCCGAGGTCTGCCGTAGAAGCGGCTACGAACCCCCGACACTTTGCACCCCCGAAGACCTGCTGGAGAGCACGGCATTATGACTCCCCATTCTCTGGACGGCACCCACGAGGCGCACCAGGATGAGATCATCCGGGAGGTGCGCGCAAACCGCGAGGCCTACGCCGCACAGTTCGATTACGACGTGCGGGCGATTCTGCGCCGGGCGCGTGAGCGTGCGGCGGAAGGCGATCCCGGAGTGACGGAGCGGAACCCCCGGCGGGTGACTGCGCCGGGGTCTGGATGATCTGCACTTACCGGCGGACACCGGGTGCGTACCTGTCGGACCGTCGCGCTACCGATGACCGGCGGCCCCCGGGCGAGGCAGCCCGTCGGACCGTTCTAGGCGCTACGCTTCGGGCCCGGTCTCCGGCTGGAAGGCAGGGCGGAGCGCGTAGTGCGTGCCCCGGATGTCGGTCTTGGCGACGGTGAGCAGGTCCATCTTCAAGAGCTTGCGTGCCGCGTGCGGCGCGCACGGCTGGAGCGGGAGGCCTAGCTTATAGAACTGGAACCCGCGGCCGTGCTCGCCCTCGACGAGCGCGAACCCGTCGCGAAGCTTGGCGAGCGCGAAGCTCGTCCACTGTCCCTTCGACACGCTGGGGTGAGCGCGGACGAGAACGTCGGCGGGGTCGGAGGCGGAGTAGAGATCGAACAGGCTTATGGCGAGCGACCGGAGCGGCCGGATGGAGAGGAGGGGCCGGCAGCGGGTGCCGAATGAAAACCGGCCTCTAAGTCTGCAAACCACCGGGAAGTTTCCGCCCCCGACTGCGAATTTTCTCACCCAGCTTCGGCCAGGAATGCTGCAGGCGTGAGGACCGGAATGTCCCGGAAGGGATGGAGCACGAGCAAGTCCGCATCGCCCGTCACGAGGCAGTCGGCTTTGCCGCTCACAGCAGCTTCGAGAAACTTGTCGTCTTTCGGGTCCCGGCAGGCTTCGATCCGCTCGCCGATCTTTACGAACTCCGACCGGAGCGCGAGACGTTCGAGCACGCCCTCACGCTCAGACGCGACGACGTAGCGCTGAAGCCGCGGCCGGTAGAGTACGTCGAGGAGTTCGTTCCACGTCGCCTCGGAGAGCAAGAGGGCCTC is a genomic window containing:
- a CDS encoding type II toxin-antitoxin system VapC family toxin, whose product is MPEPRPRYRLVTAARQQLTAAWWATQRSKYDLFISPLVLEEAELGDANAAAARLAVLQDLDAPTPSPEADALAEALLRDVPLPEKAAADAVHIAVAATAGAEYLLTWNFRHIANPVLREQIAEVCRRSGYEPPTLCTPEDLLESTAL
- a CDS encoding putative toxin-antitoxin system toxin component, PIN family, which produces MSERRRLVLDTNVLVSSVLSPEGTPRRCLERALGQEALLLSEATWNELLDVLYRPRLQRYVVASEREGVLERLALRSEFVKIGERIEACRDPKDDKFLEAAVSGKADCLVTGDADLLVLHPFRDIPVLTPAAFLAEAG